Within the Caldilineales bacterium genome, the region CATCGACCAGGGCGGCTGCGCCGAGACCAGCCGTCCCACTACGCACAGCAACCCCACTTACACCGAAGAGGGCATCATCCACTATTGCGTGCCCAACATCACCAGCCTGGTCGGGCGGACGGCCACCCACGCCCTCTCCTACGCCACCGTCCCCTACCTGCTGGCCCTGGCCAATCTGGGATTGGAGCGGGCGCTGGCAACCTATGGCGAACTGGGGCGCGGGGTCAACGTGCGCGAGGGGCAGATCGTCCATCCCGGTCTCAGCGGCGCCACACGGTCGGAGGCAGGACGATGAGCGCCTGGACACGCATCTACGAATCGAAAATCACCACCGCCGACCGGGCCGCGGCTGCCGTGCCCAATGGCGCCAGCATCTTCCTCACCGGCAACTGCTCGGTGCCCCGACAACTGCTGCGGGCGCTGGTCGATCGTGCTCGCGCCGACCAGGTCGAAGCCTTGCGCATCCACCAGGTGCTGACCATCGGCGACGCCGATTATGTCTCGCCCGACCTCGAAGGCAAGATGCGGGTGAACACCATGTTCGTCAGCCCCAACGTTCGCCAGGCCGTGAACGAAGGCCGGGCCGACTTCACGCCGGTCTTCCTGAGCGAGATCCCCGGTCTGTTCAAGCGCGGGATCGTGCCCCTGGACATCGCCTTCGTCCACCTTTCCCCGCCCGATGAACACGGGTTCTGTTCCTATGGCATCGAAGTAGGCCTGACCAAGCCCGCCGCCGAGTCGGCGGCGATGGTCATCGCCGAGGTCAACGACCGCATGCCGCGCACCCTGGGGGATAGCTTCATCCATGTCTCCAAACTCACCCATGTGGTGCAGGTGGATTATCCCCTGGTCGAGCTGCCGCAGGGCGAGCCGGGGGAGATGGAAAAGGCCATCGGCATGCACGTGGCCGAGTTGGTGCCCGATGGCGCCACCATGCAGTTGGGCATCGGCGCCATTCCCGACGGGGTGCTCTACTTCCTGCGCGACAAACGGCATCTAGGCATTCATACCGAGCTTTTCTCGGACGGTGTGGTCGACCTGGTGGAGCGCGGGGTGGTGACGAACGAACGCAAGTCAGTCCATCGCGGCAAGATCATCTGCGGCTTCATCCTGGGGTCAGAACGCCTGTACCGCTTTGTCCACGACAACGCCATGGTCGAGTTTCACCCCCAGGATTATGTCAACGACCCCTTCGTCATCGCCCAGAACGACGCCATGGTCTCGATCAACTCGGCTATCGAGGTCGATCTAACCGGGCAAGTGTGCGCCGACTCGATGGGCCATTATTTCTACAGCGGCGTCGGCGGCCAGCTCGATTTCGTGCGCGGGGCCTCGCGCAGCAAAGGCGGACGCCCCATCATCGCCCTCCCCTCCACCGCCAAGGACGGCGCCATCTCGCGCATCGTCCCGGCCCTGAAGCCCGGCGCCGGCGTGGTGACGACGCGCAACGATGTCCACTACGTCGTCACCGAATATGGCGTCGCCGATCTCTACGGCAAGAGCATCCGCCAGCGCGTCGAAGCCCTGATCGCCATCGCCCACCCCAATTTCCGCGCCGACTTGCGCCACCGGGCGCGCGAACTGCACTATCTCTGAGTTCACCGCCCTGGTTTCAGTTCAGACTCGCCAACACATCCTCCGGCGTCAGCAGGCGGGGGTCGCGGAAGAGTTTGTTCACCTGGCTGGCGAAGACCATCGATTCGGCCATGACGCGGCGGGCGGGACCATCGACCACGATCTGCCCCTCGGCCATCAGCGCCACCCGGTCGGCGGCGGCGGCGGCCAGTTCGACATCGTGCGTGGCCATGATCACGGTCTTGCCCTCGGCCCGCAGGGCTTGCAGCAGGGCGGCCAGGTTGTGCTTCTGGATGTAGTCGAGGCCGCGGGTGGGTTCGTCCAGCAAGATGAGGTCGGGGCCGGAGACGAGGACGGCGGCCAGGGCCAGGCGCTGTTTTTCGCCTACCGAAAGGTCGCGCGGGTGGCAGCCGGCCAGATGGTCGATGCCCAGCCGGGCCAGCAGGGCCAGGTCGGCGGCCGGGTCGGGTGGGAGGCGGTGGGCGCGGCGGCTGTAGGCCAGCTCGCCGGCTGAGGTCTCGGCAAAGAGCAGGCGGTCGGGGTTCTGAGGGACGTAGGCGACGCGGGAAGCCAGGATTTCGGTGGGGACGCGGGCGGCATCCTGGCCCAAGACGCTCACACCACCCTGCGCTGGCTTCAGTAGCCCCACCAGGTGTTTGAGCAGGGTGCTCTTGCCGCTGCCGTTGCGCCCCATGACCGCCAGGAACTCGCCGGGCGCGACCTTCAGGCTGACCCCGCGCAGGGCTTCGACGCCGTTGGCATAGCGATGCCACAGCCGGTCGACAAGTACGGCCGGAGGGCGACCGTTGGCCGCTGGCGTTGGGGGCAGGGCGGGCGGATGCAGGCGGTCTTTCAGGGCCAGGGCGAAGCGGCGGCCGTCTTTGATCGTCAAGGGCAGGGGGTCCCAGGCCAGGGCTTTGCCCAGGGCGATGAGCGGCGGGGTGAGGGGCGCCTGGCCGAGCACCTCAGCCGGCCGGCCGAGCACGGGCGGGCGGCCATCTCCCGGCCAATAGAGGATGTAGTCGGCGTATTGCACCACTCGCTCCAGCCGGTGTTCGGAGAGGACGACGGTGATGCCCAGGTCTTCGTTGAGTTGCCGCAAGGCCAGGAGGACTTCTTCGGCGGCCTGGGGGTCGAGCTGGGAGGTCGGCTCGTCGAGGACGAGGAGCTGGGGGTGCAGGGTGAGCACCGAGGCGATGGCCACCCGTTGTTTCTCGCCGCCCGATAGGCTGCTGACCGGGCGGGCGCGCAGATGGGCGATGCGCAGCTGGTCGAGCACCTCTTCCACGCGCTTGCGCATCACATCCTGCGGCAAGGCCCAGTTTTCGAGCGAAAAGGCCAGTTCGTCCTCGACCCTATCCACCACAAAGCCGGCGTCGGGGTCCTGGAAGACCATCCCCACCAGGTCGGACATGCCTTTGGGGGCCAGCGCCACCGGGTCGCGGCCATCCACCCGCACGGTTCCGCTCACCCGGCCGCCGTAGAAGTGCGGCGTCAGGCCGTTGAGGCTGCGCAGGAAGGTGGATTTGCCGGCGCCCGATGGCCCGATCACCAGGACGAAGGCGCCCTGTGGTAGCCGCAACGAGACGTCGGACAGGGTAGGGGCGGGCGCGCCGGTGTACTGGAAGCTGAAGTGGTCGAGGGTGATCATGAGGAGAGACGCAGGGAGGGAGAGAGGGACGCAGGGAGGGAGAGAGGGACGCAGGGAGGGAGAAGGCGTCAGGGGGTGGGTTGGGGCTGGGGGGCGGGGAAGAGGAGGGCGGGGGCCAGGAGGAGGGCGGGGATCAGACCGAGGAGAGGATTGAAAGGCGGGAGGAGGGGGTAGGGCGGGTAGGGATAGTAGAAAAGGGCGCGAGGGAAAAAGAGGCTGGTGACCAGGTATCCGGCCAGAGCCAGAAGGCTGGCGGCCATCACCACTGTATCGGTTCGCCGCCAGAGCCAGCGACGATAGCGGCTGCGGGGGAGGCGCTGGCCCTGCCGCCACAAGAGGAGGACGAGGAGGAGGCTGCCCACCAGGATGAGCACCAGGCCCGGCCAGGCTGCTTCGGCGAGGAAGGAGCGGAGCAGCAGCCCGGCCAGCAGCAGGATCAACCCCGCCAGGATGCCTGCCCCCGCCCACTGCCGCCGGCGGGATGATTCCGCCCGGCCGACGTGGCCGAAGCCGCGCGCTTCCATCGATTCGGCCAGCTGGATGGCGCGGTCGAGGCCGATGCCGAGGAGGGAGACGAAGAGGGGTTGCATGTCGGCCAGGCCGCGGGTGCGGTGGCCGCGCAGCCGTTGGGCCTGGCGCAGTTCGCCCCAGGCCGCCACCGTTTCGGGGATGAAGGAGACGGCGATGGTGAGGGCGACGCCGGCCGGCAGGGCAAAGGCGGGGGTCAGGCGCAGGAGGGTGTGGGGGCCGACGGCGCTGTTGAAGGCGCTGAAGGCCAGGATCATGACCAGAAAGCCGAGGGCGCTGGTCAGGCCGTAGAGGATGGCTTCGAGGGTGATGGGGCCGCCGATGAGGGGCCAGGAGGCGGGCAGGCTGACGAGGCTGTAGTCGCCGGTGTGGGAAGTGAGGGCGTTGAAGGCGACGGTGAAGAGGCCGAGGAACAGGGCCAGACGGACGACCGGTTTCCAGACGGCGGGGCGGGTGTCGGTGAGGGCGGCGGTCCCGCCGGCAGGCTGGCGACGGACGAGGACGGCGAAGACGAAGCCGATGCTGACGACGGCGACCAGCAGATAGAGCGGGTTGCGGGTGAGCAGGCCGATGCCGAACGCCGCCGCCAACCAACTGATCCAGGCATAGGGGTGGTAGCCGACCGTCATCGCTCAACCGGGCCGTTGCCGCAGGAGCGCCCAGGCGCCGGCAGCGATGACTGCGGCCAGCACCAGGACGAAGGCGCCGATAGTGACGAAGAGCCGCGCCGGGTTGGCCGCCGGGAGCCGGGCCGGCGCGGGGGTGAAGACGGGCACCGGTCTGGCCACCTGGCCGCCTTCGGCGGGGGGCGTGATCAGTGTGACCAGGACGGCTGTGGCGGTCGCGTCCGCCAGGCCCGGCAGGGGTGTGAGGGTGGCGCTGGTCGCGACTGTGGGCGAGGTCGAGGTTCCTGCTGCGGTTGGGGTGGGCGTTTCGCCAAACGCCGGTGTGGTTGTGGCCGCGGCGGGGAGCACCTCGAGATAGACGGAGGCGCGCTGCTGGTTGGCGCCCTGGACCGCCCGCAGGTTGTAGAGGGTGTCGGCGCTTGGGCAGACGCTAAGGGCCGAGGCCAGGGCCACGCTCTGTTCGGGCTGGTCGCCGGTTTGCAGGAAGGCGGCGGCGGCGCCTTCGACGCGCCAACGCAGGGTGGCGCACTGGCCGGCGGTGATGCTTTCCGGCTCGACGAACAGGCTGGCGGTGATGGCGGGGGAGGTGGCGCCAGGGACAGGTGTGGCCGTGGGGACGGGCGTGGAACTGGGCCTGAGCGTGGGCGAAGGGGTGGAGGTGAAGAGGGGGGTGGGGGTGAAGGAGGGTGTGGGGGTGGCCGTCAGGCTGCCGGTGGGGGTGGGTGTGGGGGTAAGGGTGGGGGTGGGGCTGAGGGTGACGCTGCCCGTGGCGGTGGCTGTGGGCGAGGGCGTCGGCGTGGCCAGCGGCGTGGCCGTGCGGGTGGGGGTGGCCGTCGGTGGGGGGGTGATGGTGGGGGTGGGCGTGCCGCCGGGGAAGCAGATCTGCTCGAAGCTGAGCGCGGGCGGCTGTACGCCCGAATCGTTGATCGTCCCCAGCCCGTAGCCCCAGCCATCGACCATGCCGTTGCGGATCGTCGAGCCAGAGGCCCCGTAGTCGGCATAGACCCAGGCGCCGTTCTGGAGATGGTGGTAGGCCCAGTAGTTGCAGTTGCCCGCCCTTCTGCATTCGCAGAAACAGTCGTCGATGGGATAATCGCAGCCACTGGCGCGGTAGGCGTCGCCGATCTTGCAGACGGCGGCCCCGTAGTGCGAGTCGCCCTGCGTGATGAAACTCAATCCCGAACGCTGCAGCAGTTCATAGCCGCTGATGCTCTGCTCGTCGAAAGAAACGCAGACGCCTACCGCATCGCCGTTGCCGAATTGCACGACCAGGCCGGCCCGGTTCGGCCCCTGGGCCGCGCCCGGCCGTCCGGCCAGGGCGACGAGCAGCAGGAGTCCGAGGAGAAGAAAAAGCAAGCGGCGAGGCATGGGCGGCGCGACCTATCGGGTGGAGCGGCGGCGGGCATAGGCGGCCAGGCCGGCCAGGCCGCTGCCCAACAGCAGCAGGGTGGCCGGCTCAGGGACTTCGGCCGGCGGGGGCGGCGTTTCCCGCTCGATCTGATCGAAGGTCTTGACCGGGGGATAGACGGTGGGGTTGAAGTTGGCGTCGAAGCCCGACCAGGCGAAACCCTCGACCGCGCGATCGCCCGGCTTGTAGTCGCCGACGCCGGTTTGGGCGATCTCCCAGGCGTTGCCGCTCAGATGGAAATAGGCCCAGTAGTGGGCGGGGTCGGCGAAGCAATCGGCGGTCGTGGCCGGGTTGCCGACGCCGTCGATATTGCACAGGCCCGGCCCCCAGGGGAATTGCGCCAGCCCCACCGGAATGACGGCGGCATCGAGCACCTGGGCGGCGGTGGCGTCGGCGGGCACGGTGACGATCTCGGTATAGGTGCGGGCCGGGAACTGAATGACCAGGGCCACACGCTTGCTTGCCGCCTGGGCAAAGGCGCTGGCCGTGAGCAGAAGGACACTGAAAACCACGAGAACGATAGTAAACAACGATCGACGATGCATTGACGGCTCCTTTTGATGAATGTTGCGTGTTACGTGTTACGTGTTACGTGTTACGTGTTACTTCACATATGACTACTGATTACTGATCACTGATCACTGATTACCGATTACCGATTACTGCCCACTGATCCGCGGCAAGAACACGCCAAACTGAGTGGTGAAATCCCCCGGATACGGGTGGAGCAGGGCGGGGAGGGCGTCGAGCGTGGCCAGCAGACGGCTTTCTTCGGCGCCGGGGCGATAGATGAAAGCGCCGCCGGCTGCCTGCAAGCCCAGCAGCACCTGAACCGGCGACTGTCCCTGTGGCTGAAAACGGGGGCCTTCGGGGTCCCATCCGGCCGCCAGGATGCCCTCGATGGCCAGGGCGGTCGAGTTGCTGTTGGTGGGGCCATCCCCCAGACCCCAGCCGCCATCGCCATGTTGGCGCGGCGCCAGATAGTTCAGGCCGGCGCTGTAGCTCGGATGATAGAGGGGCAGGCCCAGCCCGCGCAGCACTTGCAGGGTGCGGACGGTGGTGTCCAGGTCGGAGGGCGTGCTGAAGCCTTGCTCAGGGTGTGGTTCGACCCCCCAGCCCCAGCCGCCATCGGGCCGTTGTTGGGCGAGGATGGCCGGGAGCACACCGGCAGGGAGGGGGCGGCCGGCCTCGAGCAGGGCGAGGATGGCAAGGTCCTGGCGGAAGAAGAAATCGGCGTCGTACAGGCCCAGGTCGGGCAGGTAGCGGGCTTCGAGTTCGGCGATGAGGTCGAGGCCGCCGAACTGGCGGGGATCGGCGCCGGCGGCGACGACCGCCCGCAGCACCTTGCCCAGGCGTCCGGCATCGCGCCGCGCCAGATAGAGCGGCGCATCGGCCTCGCAGACCGCCAGCAGGCTGCGCCCACCCCGCGTCCAGGCCGGCCCGGCCGGGTTCTGCCCCGCCAGCGCCGCCACCCAGGCGACATCGCACGAAGCCCCCACGCCGCCAATGCCCCCCTCGGCCTGTTGTTGCGTCTGCAGCCAGCCAAGCGCCGATGCGACTGCCAGCTGGCGGGCCGGCCAGTCGCCGGCCAGGGTCAGCGGCAGACGAGCCGGCGCATCGCCCACGCTGGCGGGGCGGAGCAAGATCGTAAGAACGAAGAAAAGGAGGAGGAATCGCATCGATTTGCCCATTCCCTGCTACGCCTGATCGGCGCCGGGCAACCGGGAAAGGCGAGGGCAAGGGACGAAAAAACCCCTCACCATCGCTGGCGAGGGGTAAGGGTATCGATGACGATACCGGTGGCCCTGTCCGCGCAGGTGTCCGAGCTATCGCATCGCCGGGTTTTCTGGCTTGGGCCGAATGGCCCCAACAGTTGCGGGACAGCGCCGGATTGATTGAAGCTGGTCTGCCAGGGCAGAGGCTCCACACCGGACTTCCCCCGGCCATCTCCGGTCGAGATGGAAGGATGCGATCAGGCAAAGGTGGTATGGAAATGTGGAGGGGAGCATACGGCAGAGCGAGGAATCTGTCAAATGAGACCGCGGCGTTGCGAGACAACGGCGACGGGCGCGCTCAACCACGGCCCGGCCAGCCGTCAGAGGGGCTGCGGTCCGACAGGGGCGGCGGCCAACGGCAGGTTCGCGGCCCGGCCCGCCGGCCTAAGGACTCGTCGCCAGCGTTACTCCATCCCGGTCGTTGTGTGCTATAATGGGGCTTATGCCACAAGCCTCTGCAGCCGCCAGCAAGCCGCTTGGCGTCATCGATGCCCTCCAGCGCGGGTTCAATCTCATCAATCGCCACCTCTGGCTCCTGCTGCCGCCGTTGGTGGTGGACATCTTTCTTTGGCGCGGTCCCAGGTTGTCGATCGCACCGCTGATCGACCGCCAATTCGACCTGCTGATGCAACAAGCGGCCTCGGCGACCTCGATGCCGGCCGAAGCCACCGCCATGATCGAAGGCTTGCGCCAGTCGTTGGTGAGCTTCAACCTCTTCTCCTTGCTGGCCGGCGTCATCACCGGTTTGCCGTCCTATCTTGCGCGGCTCGACGCCGCCGCCAGTCTGGGCGAGGGCGGGAGGGTGGCGCTGGTGGCAGATGCGCAGCCGGCGCTGCTCTATGCCGCGGCGCTGGTCCCGATCGGCCTGCTTATTGGCAGCCTGTGGCTGGCCCTGATCGTGCGCTCGTTGAGCGCCGAAACAGACGAAGCCGCGTCGAGCGGTCGCAAGACTACGCCGGCAGTCGCAGCCGAAAACGTCGGGGCCGAACGGCTTAGTTGGGGTCAGACGCTGCGGCGGATAGGCTGGGCCTGGCTCAACCTGGGTCTCTATCTGGCGGCGCTGTTTGCGGCCACCTTTGTGGCTTTCTTTTTGTTCGTCATCGTCATGGCCCTGCTGGTGGCGGTGGCGGGAGCCAATGGCGTCGCTCTGGCCAGCGTGGCCTGGCTGATCTTCGTCTGGGCGGTGCTGTGGGTTGGCATCGGCCTCAGTTTCGTCGTCAGCGCGATTGTGTTGGATGGCGTCAATGTGGCGCGGGCCGCCTGGCGCAGCTTCAACGTCGTCGGGCGCAATCTCACCGCCACGATCGGCCTCCTCCTTCTTTCTTTCGTCCTGACCGAAGGTTTCGCCCGCATCTGGCTGCTGTTGAGCGGCAACAGCTGGGGCGTGCCCATCGGCATGGTCGGCTATGCCTACATCGGCGCCGCCCTCACCGCCGCCACCCTGTTCTTCTACCGCGCCCGCTACCAGCACTGGCAACGGGCCCGCTCGGCTGTGACCACTGCCCGGAGACAGGGAGCGGACGAATTCCCAACCCAGCAACAATAGGCGCCATGACCACTTACCAAATCGATGCCCTTTCCGTCGGGCAGGTCATGCGCGATGCTGCCGTCTTCGACCCCAAGCGATGGGCGCTAGACGCAAGGCTGGCCGATTCTCTGCCCCAGGCGGTGGTCGATCTGTTCCGGTTGCTGGACGAGCGGCGGATCGAGTACGTGCTGGTGGGCGGCATCGCCATGTTGCAGTATATCGAGGGTCGCAATACCCAGGATATCGATTTGGTGATGGCGCTGGCTTCGCTCAAGCGCCTGCCAGAGATTGCGGTCGAGCGCCAGGATGCCGATTTCGCTCGTGGCCGCTTCGGTACTCTGCGCATCGACATCCTGCTGACCCGCAACCAGTTGTTTCGCAAGGTGCAGCGCCGTTTTGCGGCGCGGCGCCGCTTTGCCGAACAAGACATCCCCTGCGCCACGGTCGAGGGCTTGTTGCTGCTCAAACTCTATGCGTTGCCCTCGCTCTACCGTCAGGGCCAGTTCACGCGTGTGAGCATCTACGAGACCGATATCGCCACCCTTATGCACGACTACCGCCCGGATACAGAATCCATCCTGAGCGAATTAGCCGACCATCTGCCGGCTTCCGATCTTGCGGCCGTGCGCGAAATCCTGCTCGAAATCAATAGCCGCATCGCTCGTTTCGATGACTTCCGGCAATCCTACCCATCTACTACCGAGGCATCCACGTGACCAAAGTCAATAGCACCAACGCTCCTGCCACTTATACCGAAGACCAGATCCAGGTGCTCGAGGGTCTGGAGGCCGTGCGCCGCCGCCCCGGCATGTATATCGGCGGCACCGACCAGAAGGCCCTCCACCACATGGTCTACGAGGTGGTGGATAACTCGGTCGATGAGGCCATGGCCGGGCGTTGCGACCGTATCCTCATCACCCTGCACAAGGACTTGAGCGTTTCGGTCGAGGACAACGGCGCCGGCATCCCCGTCGGCATCCAGAAGCAGACCGGGCTGCCGGCGCTGACGGTGGTGATGACCAAGCTCCACGCCGGCGGTAAGTTTGGCGATGGCGGCTACAAGGTCTCCGGCGGTCTGCACGGCGTGGGTGTGAGCGCGGTCAACGGGCTGAGCACGTGGATGGAGACGACGGTCAAGCGCGATGGCAAAGTCTTCCGCCAGCGTTTCGAGCAAGGCAAGCCGGTGACGGGGGTGGAGACGATCGGTTCCACCGCCCCCACCGACACCGGCACCAGCCAGCGTTTTCTCTACGACGCCACCATCTTCGATCAGGAGGTCGAGTACCGTTTCGACACCCTGGTGCAGCGACTGCGCGAGATGGCCTTTCTCAACCGCGGGCTGCGGATCACGATCCACGACGAGCGCGAGGCCGATGCCAAAGGAATGAGCTTCTATTTCGAGGGTGGGGTGGCCTCGTTCGTCCGCTATCTGACCAAGAACCGGGCGCCAATCCATCCCCCGGTGTATGTGCAGCGGGTGTACGAGACGACCAGCATCGAGGCGGCCATTCAGTACACCGAAGGCTATGCGGAATCGGTATTCTCGTTTGCCAACACGATCAACACGCCCGACGGCGGCAC harbors:
- a CDS encoding energy-coupling factor transporter transmembrane protein EcfT; its protein translation is MTVGYHPYAWISWLAAAFGIGLLTRNPLYLLVAVVSIGFVFAVLVRRQPAGGTAALTDTRPAVWKPVVRLALFLGLFTVAFNALTSHTGDYSLVSLPASWPLIGGPITLEAILYGLTSALGFLVMILAFSAFNSAVGPHTLLRLTPAFALPAGVALTIAVSFIPETVAAWGELRQAQRLRGHRTRGLADMQPLFVSLLGIGLDRAIQLAESMEARGFGHVGRAESSRRRQWAGAGILAGLILLLAGLLLRSFLAEAAWPGLVLILVGSLLLVLLLWRQGQRLPRSRYRRWLWRRTDTVVMAASLLALAGYLVTSLFFPRALFYYPYPPYPLLPPFNPLLGLIPALLLAPALLFPAPQPQPTP
- a CDS encoding 4-hydroxybutyrate CoA-transferase; this translates as MSAWTRIYESKITTADRAAAAVPNGASIFLTGNCSVPRQLLRALVDRARADQVEALRIHQVLTIGDADYVSPDLEGKMRVNTMFVSPNVRQAVNEGRADFTPVFLSEIPGLFKRGIVPLDIAFVHLSPPDEHGFCSYGIEVGLTKPAAESAAMVIAEVNDRMPRTLGDSFIHVSKLTHVVQVDYPLVELPQGEPGEMEKAIGMHVAELVPDGATMQLGIGAIPDGVLYFLRDKRHLGIHTELFSDGVVDLVERGVVTNERKSVHRGKIICGFILGSERLYRFVHDNAMVEFHPQDYVNDPFVIAQNDAMVSINSAIEVDLTGQVCADSMGHYFYSGVGGQLDFVRGASRSKGGRPIIALPSTAKDGAISRIVPALKPGAGVVTTRNDVHYVVTEYGVADLYGKSIRQRVEALIAIAHPNFRADLRHRARELHYL
- a CDS encoding PEP-CTERM sorting domain-containing protein codes for the protein MHRRSLFTIVLVVFSVLLLTASAFAQAASKRVALVIQFPARTYTEIVTVPADATAAQVLDAAVIPVGLAQFPWGPGLCNIDGVGNPATTADCFADPAHYWAYFHLSGNAWEIAQTGVGDYKPGDRAVEGFAWSGFDANFNPTVYPPVKTFDQIERETPPPPAEVPEPATLLLLGSGLAGLAAYARRRSTR
- a CDS encoding ATP-binding cassette domain-containing protein → MITLDHFSFQYTGAPAPTLSDVSLRLPQGAFVLVIGPSGAGKSTFLRSLNGLTPHFYGGRVSGTVRVDGRDPVALAPKGMSDLVGMVFQDPDAGFVVDRVEDELAFSLENWALPQDVMRKRVEEVLDQLRIAHLRARPVSSLSGGEKQRVAIASVLTLHPQLLVLDEPTSQLDPQAAEEVLLALRQLNEDLGITVVLSEHRLERVVQYADYILYWPGDGRPPVLGRPAEVLGQAPLTPPLIALGKALAWDPLPLTIKDGRRFALALKDRLHPPALPPTPAANGRPPAVLVDRLWHRYANGVEALRGVSLKVAPGEFLAVMGRNGSGKSTLLKHLVGLLKPAQGGVSVLGQDAARVPTEILASRVAYVPQNPDRLLFAETSAGELAYSRRAHRLPPDPAADLALLARLGIDHLAGCHPRDLSVGEKQRLALAAVLVSGPDLILLDEPTRGLDYIQKHNLAALLQALRAEGKTVIMATHDVELAAAAADRVALMAEGQIVVDGPARRVMAESMVFASQVNKLFRDPRLLTPEDVLASLN